One window of Trinickia caryophylli genomic DNA carries:
- the recA gene encoding recombinase RecA: MEESKKGSAGLTAEKSKALAAALAQIEKQFGKGAVMRLGDGEVAEDIQVVSTGSLGLDIALGVGGLPRGRVVEIYGPESSGKTTLTLQVIAEMQKLGGTAAFIDAEHALDIQYAAKLGVNVADLLVSQPDTGEQALEIADALVRSGSIDMIVIDSVAALVPKAEIEGEMGDSLPGLQARLMSQALRKLTGTIKRTNCLVIFINQIRMKIGVMFGNPETTTGGNALKFYASVRLDIRRIGSIKKNDEVIGNETRVKVVKNKVSPPFREAIFDILYGEGISRQGEIIDLGVQAKIVDKAGAWYSYSGERIGQGKDNAREFLRENPDIAREIENRIRESLGVNAMPPAADVEVAGEEE; encoded by the coding sequence ATGGAAGAAAGCAAGAAAGGCTCGGCTGGGCTGACCGCTGAAAAGAGCAAGGCGCTCGCTGCCGCGCTCGCGCAGATCGAGAAGCAGTTCGGCAAGGGCGCGGTCATGCGGCTTGGCGACGGCGAAGTGGCCGAAGACATCCAGGTCGTCTCCACCGGCTCGCTCGGCCTCGATATCGCGCTCGGCGTCGGCGGCCTGCCTCGCGGGCGCGTCGTGGAAATCTACGGGCCTGAATCGTCGGGTAAGACCACGCTGACGCTGCAGGTCATCGCCGAAATGCAGAAGCTCGGCGGCACCGCGGCGTTCATCGATGCCGAGCACGCGCTCGATATCCAATACGCGGCGAAGCTCGGCGTGAACGTGGCCGATCTGCTGGTGTCGCAGCCCGATACGGGCGAGCAGGCCCTCGAAATCGCTGATGCGCTCGTGCGCTCGGGCTCGATCGACATGATCGTGATCGACTCCGTCGCGGCACTCGTGCCGAAGGCCGAAATCGAAGGCGAAATGGGCGATTCGCTACCGGGTCTGCAGGCCCGCCTGATGTCGCAGGCGCTGCGCAAGCTCACGGGTACGATCAAGCGCACGAATTGCCTCGTGATCTTCATCAACCAGATCCGCATGAAGATCGGCGTGATGTTCGGCAACCCCGAAACCACCACGGGCGGCAATGCGCTGAAGTTCTACGCGTCAGTGCGTCTCGATATCCGCCGCATCGGCTCGATCAAGAAGAACGACGAGGTGATCGGCAACGAAACCCGCGTCAAAGTCGTGAAAAACAAGGTGTCGCCGCCGTTCCGCGAAGCGATTTTCGACATCCTCTATGGCGAGGGCATTTCGCGTCAGGGCGAAATCATCGATCTCGGCGTGCAGGCGAAGATCGTCGACAAGGCCGGTGCCTGGTACAGCTACAGCGGCGAGCGCATCGGTCAGGGCAAGGACAACGCGCGCGAATTCCTGCGCGAGAACCCCGATATCGCGCGCGAAATCGAAAACCGCATCCGCGAGTCGCTCGGCGTCAACGCGATGCCGCCAGCGGCGGACGTCGAAGTCGCGGGCGAAGAGGAATAA
- the recX gene encoding recombination regulator RecX, which translates to MGDSDESAGGRKAATGRTGRSLKARALEYLSRREYSRIELARKLAPFADEADSLDGLLDSLEKEGWLSDARFVESVVHRRAARQGANRIVSELRRHAVSDTLVEAASAQLRETEFARAQVVWQKKFGQLAETPAERMKQARFLAMRGFSSAVIARILKGDEDWCGD; encoded by the coding sequence GTGGGCGACTCGGACGAGTCCGCCGGGGGCCGCAAAGCCGCCACGGGCCGCACCGGGCGCTCGCTCAAAGCGCGCGCGCTCGAATATCTTTCCCGCCGCGAATACAGCCGCATCGAACTGGCGCGCAAACTGGCGCCGTTCGCCGACGAAGCCGATTCTCTCGACGGTCTGCTCGATTCACTCGAAAAAGAAGGCTGGCTCTCCGATGCCCGCTTCGTCGAAAGCGTCGTTCATCGCCGCGCGGCCCGTCAAGGCGCGAACCGCATCGTCAGCGAGCTTCGCCGTCATGCCGTATCCGATACGCTCGTCGAGGCCGCGAGTGCGCAGTTGCGCGAAACCGAGTTCGCGCGCGCGCAGGTTGTCTGGCAAAAGAAATTCGGGCAGTTGGCCGAAACGCCGGCCGAGCGCATGAAGCAGGCCCGGTTCCTTGCCATGCGCGGCTTCTCGAGCGCCGTCATCGCCCGAATCCTCAAGGGCGACGAGGACTGGTGCGGCGACTGA
- a CDS encoding DUF2889 domain-containing protein, producing the protein MPLSPPVSRQLRHRRAIRAEAFERDDGLWDIEACLTDHKPRDVALAPGVRPNGLPIHELWLRITIDRKLTVVDAEASSDWVPYPGHCEAANPAYRALVGLNLLDNFRRQTRRLFGGTGGCTHLTELCAVLPSAAIQAFAGDVWPTGEHAGTAANVVDETEPPFQLGRCQALRFDGEAVRRFYPRWHNGVPRGEGGAAAQGMREAASAGVKEISD; encoded by the coding sequence ATGCCGCTTTCGCCGCCCGTGTCCCGCCAGTTGCGCCATCGTCGCGCAATCCGAGCGGAAGCCTTCGAGCGCGACGACGGCCTCTGGGATATCGAGGCGTGTCTGACCGATCACAAGCCGCGTGACGTGGCGCTCGCGCCCGGCGTTCGGCCCAATGGTCTGCCGATCCATGAACTCTGGCTGCGCATTACGATCGATCGCAAGCTCACCGTCGTCGACGCCGAAGCGTCGTCCGACTGGGTACCGTATCCCGGTCATTGCGAAGCCGCCAATCCCGCCTATCGAGCACTCGTCGGGCTCAATCTCCTCGACAACTTCCGCCGCCAAACGCGTCGCCTGTTCGGCGGCACGGGAGGTTGCACACATCTCACCGAGCTATGCGCGGTCTTGCCGAGCGCCGCTATCCAGGCGTTCGCAGGCGATGTCTGGCCTACCGGCGAGCATGCTGGCACCGCGGCGAACGTTGTCGACGAGACTGAGCCGCCGTTTCAGCTCGGCCGCTGCCAGGCTCTGCGCTTCGACGGCGAAGCGGTCCGACGCTTCTATCCGCGTTGGCACAACGGTGTGCCGCGCGGCGAGGGCGGGGCGGCGGCGCAAGGGATGCGCGAAGCCGCTTCGGCCGGCGTGAAGGAAATCAGCGATTAA
- the sucC gene encoding ADP-forming succinate--CoA ligase subunit beta: MKIHEYQGKEILRKFGVAVPRGKPVFSVDDAVKAAEELGGPVWVVKAQIHAGGRGKGGGVKVAKSLEQVREYANQILGMQLVTHQTGPEGQKVNRLLIEEGADIKKELYVGLVIDRVSQKVVVMASSEGGMDIEEVAAKTPEAIHKVAVDPSKGLLDSEADDLARKIGVPDASIPQARAILQGLYKATWETDASLAEINPLILTGDGKVIALDAKFNFDSNALFRHPDIVAYRDLDEEDPAEIEASKFDLAYISLDGNIGCLVNGAGLAMATMDTIKLFGGEPANFLDVGGGATTEKVTEAFKLMLKNPGLKAILVNIFGGIMRCDVIAEGVIAGSKAVNLNVPLVVRMKGTNEDLGKKMLADSGLPIISADSMEEAAQKVVAAAQGNA; encoded by the coding sequence ATGAAGATTCACGAGTACCAGGGTAAGGAAATCCTGCGGAAATTCGGCGTCGCGGTACCGCGCGGCAAGCCCGTGTTTTCGGTGGATGACGCGGTCAAGGCCGCTGAGGAGCTTGGCGGCCCGGTCTGGGTCGTGAAGGCGCAGATCCACGCGGGTGGCCGCGGCAAGGGTGGCGGCGTGAAGGTCGCGAAGTCGCTCGAGCAGGTGCGCGAGTACGCGAACCAGATCCTCGGCATGCAGCTCGTCACCCACCAAACGGGTCCGGAAGGCCAGAAGGTGAACCGCCTGCTGATCGAAGAAGGCGCGGACATCAAGAAGGAGCTGTATGTCGGCCTCGTGATCGACCGCGTGTCCCAGAAGGTCGTCGTGATGGCTTCGAGCGAAGGCGGGATGGATATCGAGGAAGTCGCCGCGAAGACGCCGGAAGCGATCCACAAGGTGGCCGTCGATCCCTCGAAGGGCCTGCTCGATTCGGAAGCCGACGACCTCGCCAGGAAGATCGGCGTGCCCGACGCCTCGATTCCCCAGGCGCGCGCGATCCTGCAAGGTCTTTACAAGGCCACGTGGGAAACGGACGCGTCGCTCGCCGAAATCAACCCGCTGATTCTCACGGGCGACGGCAAGGTAATCGCGCTCGACGCCAAGTTCAACTTCGATTCGAACGCGCTCTTCCGTCATCCGGACATCGTGGCCTACCGCGATCTGGACGAAGAAGATCCGGCTGAAATCGAGGCGTCGAAGTTCGACCTCGCCTACATCTCCCTCGACGGCAACATCGGCTGCCTCGTGAACGGTGCCGGCCTGGCCATGGCGACGATGGACACCATCAAGCTGTTCGGCGGCGAGCCGGCGAACTTCCTCGACGTCGGCGGCGGCGCCACGACCGAGAAGGTCACCGAAGCGTTCAAGCTGATGCTGAAGAACCCGGGCCTGAAGGCGATTCTCGTGAACATCTTCGGCGGCATCATGCGCTGCGACGTGATTGCGGAAGGCGTGATTGCCGGCTCGAAGGCCGTGAACCTGAACGTTCCGCTCGTCGTGCGCATGAAGGGCACGAACGAAGACCTCGGCAAGAAGATGCTTGCCGACTCGGGCCTGCCGATCATCTCGGCGGACAGCATGGAAGAGGCGGCGCAGAAGGTCGTCGCGGCTGCCCAGGGCAACGCGTAA
- the sucD gene encoding succinate--CoA ligase subunit alpha produces the protein MSILINKDTKVITQGITGKTGQFHTRACREYANGREAFVAGVNPKKAGEDFEGIPIYASVKEAKAETGATVSVIYVPPAGAAAAIWEAVEADLDLAICITEGIPVRDMIEVRDRMRRENRKTLLLGPNCPGTITPDELKIGIMPGHIHRKGRIGVVSRSGTLTYEAVAQLTALGLGQSSAVGIGGDPINGLKHIDVMKMFNDDPDTDAVIMIGEIGGPDEANAAYWIKDNMKKPVVGFIAGVTAPPGKRMGHAGALISGGADTAEAKLEIMDACGIKVTKNPSEMGRLLKSVI, from the coding sequence ATGTCGATTCTGATCAACAAAGACACGAAGGTCATCACGCAGGGCATCACCGGCAAGACCGGCCAGTTCCATACGCGCGCATGCCGCGAATATGCGAACGGCCGCGAAGCGTTCGTCGCGGGCGTGAACCCGAAGAAGGCCGGCGAAGACTTCGAAGGCATTCCGATCTACGCGAGCGTGAAGGAAGCGAAGGCCGAAACGGGTGCGACGGTTTCGGTCATCTACGTGCCGCCGGCAGGCGCCGCGGCAGCGATCTGGGAAGCGGTGGAAGCCGACCTCGATCTCGCGATCTGCATTACCGAAGGCATTCCGGTTCGCGACATGATCGAAGTGCGCGATCGCATGCGTCGCGAAAACCGCAAGACGCTGCTGCTCGGACCGAACTGCCCGGGCACGATCACGCCCGACGAGCTCAAGATCGGCATCATGCCCGGCCACATCCACCGCAAGGGCCGCATCGGCGTGGTCTCGCGCTCGGGCACGCTGACGTACGAAGCCGTTGCTCAACTGACGGCACTCGGCCTCGGCCAGTCGTCGGCGGTCGGCATCGGCGGCGATCCGATCAACGGCCTCAAGCACATCGACGTCATGAAGATGTTCAACGACGATCCGGATACGGACGCCGTCATCATGATCGGCGAGATCGGCGGCCCGGACGAAGCCAATGCGGCTTACTGGATCAAGGACAACATGAAGAAGCCCGTCGTCGGCTTCATCGCCGGTGTTACGGCGCCTCCGGGCAAGCGCATGGGCCACGCCGGCGCGCTTATTTCGGGCGGTGCCGATACGGCCGAGGCGAAGCTCGAGATCATGGACGCCTGTGGCATCAAGGTCACGAAGAACCCGTCGGAAATGGGCCGTCTGTTGAAGTCGGTCATCTGA
- a CDS encoding TerC family protein: MLEFFATLHWGAVLQIVVIDILLGGDNAVVIALACRKLPPAQRMQGVLWGTVGAIVLRVALIAFAVVLLDVPLLKFAGGLLLLWIGVRLLAPAHDAHENIKPADKLIAAIKTIIIADAVMSLDNVIAIAGAAEAADPQHRVALVIFGLVVSIPLIVWGSTLVLKLLDRFPIIVAAGAALLGWIAGGLIINDPAGDRWPLLDTPVAEYGAHIAGAVLVVALGYLLKRRTLRREAH; the protein is encoded by the coding sequence ATGCTCGAGTTCTTCGCAACGCTCCACTGGGGCGCGGTCCTTCAGATCGTCGTCATCGATATCCTGCTCGGCGGCGACAATGCCGTCGTGATCGCGCTCGCGTGCCGCAAGCTGCCGCCCGCGCAGCGCATGCAAGGCGTGCTGTGGGGCACCGTGGGCGCGATCGTCCTGCGCGTGGCATTGATCGCGTTCGCCGTCGTGCTGCTCGACGTGCCGCTGCTCAAGTTCGCCGGCGGTCTGCTGCTGCTGTGGATCGGCGTGCGGCTGCTCGCACCGGCTCATGACGCCCATGAAAACATCAAACCGGCCGACAAGCTGATCGCCGCCATCAAGACGATCATCATTGCCGATGCCGTCATGAGCCTCGACAACGTGATCGCCATCGCCGGCGCGGCCGAAGCCGCCGACCCGCAGCATCGCGTGGCGCTCGTGATTTTCGGCCTCGTAGTGAGCATTCCGCTCATCGTCTGGGGCAGCACCCTCGTGCTGAAACTGCTCGACCGTTTCCCCATCATCGTCGCGGCCGGTGCCGCGCTGCTCGGATGGATTGCCGGTGGCCTCATCATCAACGACCCCGCGGGCGATCGCTGGCCGCTGCTCGATACCCCCGTGGCGGAATACGGCGCGCACATCGCCGGCGCCGTGCTCGTGGTGGCGCTCGGGTACCTGCTCAAGCGCCGCACGCTGCGGCGCGAGGCGCACTGA
- a CDS encoding pilin, whose translation MSAFAFFQTWPRLLRCAPLSRLPGRGFTLVELMIVLAIVGIVAAYAVPAYQDYVARSRVGEGLQLAAAARLAVAENAANGNGFASGYAPPSATRNVDAIEIDDERGQISIRYTSRVAPSGSDTLVLVPSVPDDPAMPSARVALAKGVMSAGTLTWECFADGKDASSLPAPGSGPMPGEAATLPAGISPPECRA comes from the coding sequence ATGTCCGCCTTCGCTTTTTTTCAGACCTGGCCGCGCCTGCTGCGGTGCGCGCCGCTGTCTCGCCTCCCCGGTCGGGGATTCACCCTTGTCGAACTGATGATCGTGCTCGCGATCGTCGGCATCGTTGCGGCCTATGCCGTTCCCGCCTATCAGGACTATGTGGCCCGCAGCCGCGTGGGGGAAGGGCTGCAGCTGGCGGCGGCCGCCCGGCTTGCAGTCGCCGAAAACGCCGCGAACGGCAACGGGTTCGCCAGCGGCTATGCACCGCCTTCTGCCACGCGCAACGTCGATGCGATCGAGATAGACGACGAGCGCGGCCAGATCTCGATCCGCTACACGTCGCGTGTCGCGCCATCCGGCAGCGACACGCTCGTGCTCGTGCCGTCCGTGCCCGACGATCCGGCCATGCCGAGTGCGCGGGTGGCATTGGCGAAGGGCGTGATGTCGGCCGGCACGCTCACGTGGGAGTGCTTCGCCGACGGCAAGGATGCATCGTCCCTGCCGGCGCCCGGCTCCGGGCCCATGCCGGGCGAGGCCGCTACGCTGCCAGCCGGTATCTCCCCGCCTGAGTGCCGGGCATGA
- a CDS encoding PglL family O-oligosaccharyltransferase translates to MTSSFARYLSLALLAFAMLLPYAVTNHTYPIPTFYSEFTALALYLVVGAGAAWVAANAWPRPAFATPTVALAPLGFGLVLVVQTLALPLAQPSMNWLGAGFLLAGFMATHAGYAFARANMAEQALRWVAWALVIGGLFAVFCQVVQVLHAEARVAPFVVAYNVMVDRRPFGNMAQANHLATVIAFALAAAMFLVQTRRLNVVLWAVVSAICVLGQALTVSRGPWLQTGVIVVAGFWMAIAVARSERGARGVRDWLIPPLLVAIFVVVNIGVRWANDRYQLNLDVSAAHRFQDKGQFVLRLAMWKYGWTMFRGHPWLGVGWGEFPRYQFELVKMLGDVEVANNSHDIFIDLLAKTGIVGLGVLLIALLSWLIRVLLAPHTAWRVFGLALIGVLLMHALVEYPQQYMFFLLPAMFVFGILETKPLGFVPPRVSLGLHIAIVAGGLLALTPIYREYARAEVLYYGAHPAEQYQAAPSRLFGAWGEYGMATLQPIDSDNLPAKLAMHERAIALLPGETVLRRYAVLQALDGKQADALDTVERLKIFAGVLRDWPVQLSALYELCDDEPKLAAFKAELVKRYGVPPDTEGDGEDDE, encoded by the coding sequence ATGACTTCTTCTTTTGCACGCTATTTATCGCTCGCGCTGTTGGCGTTCGCGATGTTGCTGCCGTATGCGGTGACGAACCACACGTATCCGATCCCAACGTTCTATTCGGAATTCACGGCGCTTGCGCTCTATCTGGTCGTCGGCGCGGGGGCCGCCTGGGTTGCCGCGAACGCATGGCCACGTCCGGCCTTTGCCACGCCCACCGTCGCGCTCGCCCCGCTGGGCTTCGGTCTCGTGCTCGTCGTACAGACGCTCGCATTGCCGCTGGCACAGCCGTCGATGAACTGGCTGGGGGCGGGCTTCCTGTTGGCGGGGTTCATGGCGACGCATGCGGGCTATGCGTTCGCGCGCGCGAACATGGCCGAGCAAGCCTTGCGTTGGGTGGCGTGGGCGCTCGTGATCGGCGGGCTTTTCGCCGTCTTTTGCCAGGTCGTCCAGGTGCTGCACGCCGAGGCGCGCGTTGCACCGTTCGTCGTTGCCTACAACGTGATGGTCGATCGCCGGCCGTTCGGCAACATGGCGCAGGCGAACCATTTGGCGACCGTCATCGCGTTCGCGTTGGCGGCGGCGATGTTTCTCGTGCAAACGCGGCGGCTCAATGTCGTGCTTTGGGCCGTCGTTTCGGCGATATGCGTGCTCGGGCAGGCGCTCACGGTGTCGCGTGGCCCGTGGCTGCAAACCGGGGTCATCGTCGTGGCAGGTTTTTGGATGGCCATCGCCGTGGCCCGCAGCGAGCGTGGCGCACGAGGCGTGCGCGACTGGCTGATTCCGCCGCTGCTCGTCGCGATCTTCGTCGTCGTCAACATCGGCGTGCGTTGGGCCAACGACCGATATCAGCTCAATCTCGATGTCTCGGCGGCGCATCGCTTTCAGGACAAGGGGCAGTTCGTCTTGCGTCTGGCCATGTGGAAGTACGGCTGGACGATGTTCCGCGGTCATCCGTGGCTCGGCGTGGGCTGGGGCGAGTTCCCGCGTTATCAGTTCGAACTCGTGAAGATGCTCGGCGACGTCGAGGTTGCAAACAACTCGCACGATATTTTCATCGATCTGCTGGCGAAGACGGGGATCGTCGGCCTCGGGGTGCTGCTGATCGCGTTGCTGTCGTGGCTCATCCGCGTGCTGCTTGCTCCGCATACGGCGTGGCGCGTGTTCGGGCTCGCCCTGATCGGCGTGCTGCTCATGCATGCCCTCGTGGAGTACCCGCAGCAATACATGTTCTTCCTGCTGCCGGCGATGTTCGTGTTCGGCATTCTGGAGACGAAGCCGCTCGGGTTCGTCCCGCCGCGCGTATCGCTTGGTCTCCATATCGCCATCGTGGCGGGCGGGCTGCTTGCGTTGACGCCGATTTACCGCGAGTACGCGCGCGCGGAAGTGCTCTATTACGGTGCGCATCCGGCCGAGCAATATCAGGCAGCGCCGTCGCGGCTTTTCGGCGCATGGGGCGAATACGGCATGGCGACGCTGCAGCCCATCGATAGCGACAACTTGCCTGCGAAGCTCGCGATGCACGAGCGGGCGATTGCGCTGCTGCCGGGCGAGACGGTGCTCAGGCGGTACGCGGTGCTGCAGGCCCTGGATGGCAAGCAGGCGGATGCGCTCGATACCGTCGAGCGGCTGAAGATATTCGCCGGCGTGCTGCGCGATTGGCCGGTGCAACTGTCGGCGCTCTACGAGCTTTGCGACGACGAGCCGAAGCTCGCTGCCTTCAAGGCCGAGCTCGTCAAGCGCTACGGGGTTCCTCCGGATACGGAAGGCGACGGGGAAGACGACGAGTGA
- a CDS encoding AraC family transcriptional regulator, which produces MLNTGVPSQTSDAIPTFWRDAELPFIEARDVKDGRKVCYAKHTHECFSIGAITSGRSTYLNGRVCEQVGAGTVVVINPGDVHACNPIRDQPWSYRMFYVDTGWLTALQHELGFRNDLNFQAFAMRSTTHASLHAGLGRLYVTLSDDHADSLKKQCAVVGYFAEVQRVLNAAPRVPKEPNRKLARVAGYIRENCTRSLKLKEICAVGNISASYLIRAFKEQYGMTPHTYQINCRIEYCRAELRRRRSIADVAVEAGFSDQAHLQRVFKQFVAATPGQYRG; this is translated from the coding sequence ATGTTGAACACCGGAGTTCCTTCTCAGACATCCGATGCCATTCCGACATTCTGGCGGGATGCGGAGTTGCCGTTCATCGAAGCGCGGGACGTCAAGGATGGGCGTAAGGTCTGCTACGCGAAGCACACGCATGAGTGTTTTTCTATCGGTGCCATCACGTCCGGGCGAAGCACGTATCTGAACGGCAGGGTGTGCGAGCAGGTTGGCGCGGGTACCGTCGTTGTCATCAATCCGGGGGATGTGCATGCCTGCAACCCGATCCGCGATCAGCCCTGGTCCTATCGCATGTTTTACGTGGATACGGGCTGGCTGACCGCTCTCCAGCACGAGCTCGGATTCCGCAATGATCTGAATTTTCAGGCCTTCGCGATGCGCTCGACGACACACGCGAGCCTGCATGCCGGGCTCGGCCGACTGTACGTCACGCTGAGCGACGACCATGCGGACTCGCTGAAGAAGCAGTGTGCGGTCGTTGGCTACTTCGCCGAGGTGCAACGCGTTCTGAACGCGGCGCCGCGCGTACCGAAAGAACCGAATCGAAAACTCGCTCGGGTAGCCGGGTACATCAGGGAGAACTGCACCCGGTCGTTGAAGCTGAAGGAAATCTGCGCGGTCGGCAATATCTCGGCGTCCTACTTGATTCGAGCGTTCAAGGAGCAGTACGGAATGACGCCGCATACGTACCAGATCAACTGCCGCATCGAGTACTGCCGGGCGGAACTGAGGCGGCGGCGATCGATCGCGGACGTCGCGGTCGAAGCCGGGTTCTCGGATCAGGCTCACCTGCAGCGCGTGTTCAAGCAGTTCGTCGCGGCCACGCCGGGGCAGTACCGCGGCTAG
- a CDS encoding LysE family translocator — protein sequence MDVFLSMGAFALASSISPGPVNLVALSSGIQYGFGASMRHVAGATIGFTLLLVLTGFGLREVLERWPSLTATIQWAGVAFLLYLAWKLALDDGEIGLDKATNGPSLVTGAALQWLNPKAWLASVAGMGIFVANGEPTLIWQFAAIYFVVCYASIACWAAAGLLLRQHLQSPARVRILNRMMALMLAGSAAYLVYA from the coding sequence ATGGACGTCTTCCTATCCATGGGGGCATTCGCCCTCGCCTCTTCCATCTCGCCCGGCCCGGTGAACCTCGTAGCACTGAGCAGCGGGATTCAGTACGGTTTCGGTGCGAGCATGCGCCATGTCGCGGGCGCCACCATCGGCTTCACGTTGCTGCTCGTGCTGACCGGCTTCGGACTGCGCGAGGTGCTCGAGCGCTGGCCGAGCCTGACCGCGACCATCCAATGGGCGGGCGTCGCCTTTCTCCTCTATCTGGCCTGGAAGCTGGCGCTCGACGATGGGGAGATCGGATTGGACAAAGCGACGAACGGCCCCTCGCTGGTCACCGGTGCGGCACTGCAGTGGCTGAACCCGAAGGCGTGGCTCGCATCGGTGGCTGGCATGGGTATCTTTGTCGCAAACGGGGAGCCGACACTGATCTGGCAGTTCGCCGCGATCTACTTCGTGGTCTGCTATGCGTCCATCGCCTGTTGGGCGGCAGCGGGGCTGCTGCTGCGGCAGCACCTCCAATCGCCCGCCCGGGTCAGGATATTGAATCGAATGATGGCGCTCATGCTCGCCGGCAGCGCCGCATATCTGGTGTATGCATGA
- the moaC gene encoding cyclic pyranopterin monophosphate synthase MoaC — translation MAELTHFDAAGQAHMVDVGGKQETKRIAVASGAIRMQAATLALVRDGNAKKGDVIGVARIAAIQGAKRTADLIPLCHPLALTRVAVDFTLDETLPGVHCTAQVETLGRTGVEMEALTAVQVGLLTVYDMCKAVDRGMVITDVRVEEKRGGKSGDWVADRAGPVR, via the coding sequence ATGGCGGAACTTACTCATTTCGACGCTGCCGGCCAGGCGCATATGGTCGACGTCGGCGGCAAGCAGGAAACGAAACGGATCGCTGTCGCGAGCGGCGCCATCAGGATGCAGGCCGCAACGCTGGCACTGGTTCGGGACGGCAACGCGAAAAAAGGCGATGTGATCGGCGTGGCGCGAATCGCCGCGATCCAGGGTGCGAAACGCACGGCCGATCTGATTCCGCTTTGCCATCCGCTGGCACTCACGCGCGTTGCGGTCGACTTCACGCTCGACGAGACGCTGCCGGGCGTCCATTGCACGGCGCAGGTCGAAACGCTCGGGCGCACCGGGGTGGAGATGGAAGCGCTCACGGCCGTGCAGGTCGGCCTGCTGACGGTGTACGACATGTGCAAGGCCGTGGATCGGGGCATGGTCATCACCGATGTCCGAGTCGAGGAAAAGCGCGGTGGGAAGTCCGGCGATTGGGTGGCCGACAGAGCCGGCCCGGTCCGGTAG
- a CDS encoding amidohydrolase family protein, with the protein MSTKEVHPDDGTAMPVTAVDSHAHVFSNALPLARQRRYAPSYDAPLERYLAELDRRGISHGVLVQPSFLGTDNGYLLRALALAPQRLRGVAVIDPQAAAAEPSGLNALAAAGVVGVRINLIGVPNPDFTSSAWRAVLPRIAGLGWHVEIHCEAQRLMGIAEPLLAQDRSDALTLVVDHFGRPAPELGVADPGFRQLLTLGPTGRVWVKVSAAYRNGGASIDPSGQLSAHAALPYLREAFGLERLVWGSDWPHTQFESQQTFGGTWDLLRALIPDERERRIVLADAPARLFGFR; encoded by the coding sequence ATGAGCACGAAAGAAGTCCACCCGGACGACGGGACGGCCATGCCTGTGACGGCAGTCGATTCTCACGCCCATGTGTTTTCGAACGCGTTGCCGCTCGCGCGGCAACGGCGTTACGCGCCTTCGTACGACGCGCCGCTCGAGCGGTATCTGGCCGAACTCGATCGCCGCGGTATCTCGCACGGCGTGCTCGTTCAGCCGAGCTTTCTCGGCACCGACAACGGCTATTTGCTGCGCGCACTTGCGCTCGCGCCGCAGCGGCTGCGCGGCGTTGCCGTGATCGATCCGCAGGCGGCCGCGGCGGAACCCTCCGGCCTCAATGCACTGGCGGCGGCGGGGGTGGTGGGCGTGCGGATCAACCTCATCGGGGTGCCGAACCCCGACTTTACGAGCAGCGCATGGCGCGCGGTACTGCCCCGGATCGCGGGGCTCGGCTGGCATGTCGAGATCCACTGCGAGGCACAGCGCCTGATGGGCATCGCCGAGCCACTGCTTGCGCAAGACCGAAGCGACGCGCTCACGCTCGTGGTCGATCACTTCGGCCGGCCGGCTCCGGAGCTCGGGGTGGCGGACCCGGGGTTCCGCCAGTTGCTGACGCTCGGGCCGACCGGTCGGGTTTGGGTCAAGGTATCGGCGGCCTACCGCAACGGCGGCGCAAGCATCGACCCGTCGGGCCAGTTGAGCGCTCACGCCGCGCTGCCGTACCTGCGCGAGGCGTTCGGGCTCGAACGACTCGTTTGGGGCAGCGACTGGCCGCATACGCAGTTCGAATCGCAGCAAACGTTCGGCGGCACCTGGGATCTGCTGCGCGCGCTCATACCCGACGAACGAGAGCGGAGGATCGTGCTCGCCGACGCACCGGCCCGGCTCTTCGGGTTCCGCTAG